A region of Dermabacter vaginalis DNA encodes the following proteins:
- a CDS encoding ComEC/Rec2 family competence protein: MNASPCDALGAGVGGFGEKPVRGLSLIPHAVVVWPATIAGVAFGPVVLLAVILPGLLMLMVRDRRVRAHALLAVALGAAIAGPVGRAHAAELSLDEALSIRNVVTEVQVALGEQPSEPRKTRAWDTARARASARPVTPTISVGAGKQELPGNGRIVLTWSEKTRGENPFSLARGEILTARGYAERDGSTLFLDVTEWERSKVANEKNEGFASRIGRFLEDWRNARKDLVRETSAFLPLNESALVVGMTLGDVTGLDKDTKDAMATSGLTHLVAASGANIALTYAFVTLPLLAFGVRRKARVVAGAVGIVVYVAAVGSEPSLLRAALMAVPLMIGRYWGFRTPAVNALALTVLTWCLLDPSLVGEVGFVLSVGATWAILALSVPLADVLQQVSGGRISRNLALVLAVPTVAQAACTPVLLLLAPETSVWAVPANIAAEIVVAPATVVGFAGILVAHVWPPLAMPFFAVSGAGAHILVLIAQVSSSLPGAHIALPVGATGALTVAGVIVLVGLTLWLRKRREVRLAIAFVVIVLLVVGGSRIVSHDAGDWDVVMCDVGQGDAMLVRAGEHTVLIDTGPDPAKLASCLDRASVESIDLLVVTHPHADHDGGIPALEGQWAPESAWVCPLDTSTEPKLPRAEVEAVLAPRTETLGALSLEVVWPRSAEEARVVGAGEGGGEESALNDCSISMLVKAPGWSALTLGDLEPNAQASLARSGVVEPVEFVKVAHHGSRRQAPELYERSRAALAVIGVGENTFGHPHPRTLTMLERQGAVLRRTDTDGMLAFERTPEGWRVVPLP; the protein is encoded by the coding sequence GTGAACGCATCACCGTGTGACGCTCTCGGCGCTGGAGTCGGCGGTTTCGGCGAGAAGCCCGTTCGGGGTTTAAGCCTTATCCCTCACGCTGTGGTGGTATGGCCCGCGACGATTGCAGGGGTTGCCTTCGGCCCCGTTGTTCTGCTCGCCGTGATCCTCCCGGGCCTCCTCATGCTCATGGTTCGCGATAGGCGCGTGCGGGCACACGCCCTCCTTGCCGTTGCTCTCGGGGCGGCGATCGCCGGGCCGGTCGGGCGTGCGCACGCCGCGGAGCTGAGCCTCGACGAGGCGCTCTCGATAAGAAACGTCGTGACCGAGGTGCAGGTCGCTCTTGGCGAGCAACCGTCGGAACCCAGGAAAACACGCGCATGGGATACGGCACGCGCCCGCGCATCCGCTCGGCCTGTGACGCCGACGATTTCGGTGGGAGCGGGGAAGCAGGAGCTTCCTGGCAACGGACGCATTGTGTTGACGTGGAGCGAGAAGACGCGCGGGGAAAATCCGTTTTCGCTTGCACGGGGCGAGATTCTCACGGCGCGGGGCTACGCTGAACGGGACGGTTCGACCCTTTTCCTCGACGTCACCGAGTGGGAGCGATCGAAGGTCGCGAATGAGAAGAATGAGGGATTTGCGTCACGAATAGGGCGCTTCCTCGAAGACTGGCGCAACGCACGCAAGGACCTCGTGCGCGAGACATCGGCATTCCTCCCGCTAAATGAATCCGCGCTCGTGGTAGGCATGACGCTTGGCGACGTGACCGGGCTTGACAAAGACACGAAGGATGCCATGGCGACTTCGGGTCTCACCCACCTCGTTGCCGCCTCGGGCGCAAACATCGCGCTAACCTACGCGTTTGTCACTCTGCCGCTTCTCGCGTTCGGCGTGCGACGCAAGGCGAGGGTAGTCGCGGGTGCGGTGGGAATCGTCGTGTATGTCGCTGCCGTGGGATCCGAACCTAGTCTGCTGAGAGCCGCGCTCATGGCCGTGCCCCTCATGATTGGTCGCTACTGGGGATTTCGCACCCCAGCCGTGAACGCCCTCGCTCTCACCGTACTCACATGGTGCCTCCTTGACCCTTCACTCGTGGGGGAAGTGGGATTCGTGCTGAGCGTCGGGGCCACGTGGGCGATCCTCGCTCTCTCAGTTCCACTCGCGGATGTCCTCCAGCAGGTCAGCGGTGGGCGAATCTCGCGGAATCTTGCGCTCGTGCTTGCCGTTCCGACGGTTGCCCAGGCTGCGTGTACTCCCGTCTTGCTTTTGCTCGCTCCCGAAACTTCCGTGTGGGCGGTACCTGCCAATATCGCTGCCGAAATTGTTGTGGCTCCCGCGACCGTGGTGGGGTTCGCGGGCATTCTTGTCGCGCACGTCTGGCCGCCGCTGGCGATGCCGTTTTTCGCCGTCTCCGGGGCAGGCGCACACATCCTTGTGCTCATCGCGCAGGTAAGTTCCTCACTTCCGGGTGCGCATATTGCTCTTCCTGTCGGTGCAACAGGGGCGCTGACCGTGGCTGGGGTGATTGTGCTTGTGGGTCTCACGCTATGGCTTCGCAAGCGGAGAGAAGTGCGCCTCGCGATTGCCTTCGTTGTGATCGTTCTTCTCGTGGTTGGTGGCTCACGGATCGTGAGTCACGACGCGGGGGACTGGGATGTCGTGATGTGCGACGTGGGGCAAGGCGATGCCATGCTCGTGCGCGCGGGCGAGCACACGGTGCTCATCGATACGGGACCCGACCCGGCAAAGCTCGCGAGTTGCCTCGATCGGGCCAGCGTAGAGTCGATCGATCTTCTCGTCGTGACCCACCCTCACGCCGACCACGACGGGGGTATCCCTGCACTTGAGGGGCAGTGGGCACCAGAGAGTGCATGGGTGTGCCCTCTGGATACATCTACGGAACCCAAACTCCCGCGTGCTGAGGTGGAAGCGGTGCTCGCACCCCGCACGGAAACCCTGGGGGCGCTTTCCCTCGAGGTTGTGTGGCCGCGCTCAGCCGAGGAAGCGCGAGTCGTTGGTGCTGGCGAGGGTGGGGGAGAGGAGTCCGCGCTTAATGACTGTTCAATTTCGATGCTTGTGAAGGCGCCCGGATGGAGCGCCTTGACGCTAGGGGATCTAGAGCCAAATGCGCAAGCTAGCCTTGCGCGTTCGGGGGTCGTGGAACCCGTTGAGTTCGTTAAGGTTGCGCATCACGGTTCCCGGCGGCAGGCGCCCGAGCTTTATGAGCGCTCGCGAGCCGCACTCGCCGTCATCGGTGTTGGTGAGAACACCTTCGGGCATCCGCATCCACGAACGCTCACGATGCTTGAGCGGCAAGGGGCGGTGCTGAGGCGCACCGACACGGACGGAATGCTGGCCTTTGAGCGCACCCCGGAAGGGTGGAGGGTTGTCCCATTGCCATGA
- a CDS encoding GntR family transcriptional regulator — MSDAAAKTVTATLRKRIIAAQYQAGTPLREVALAKEFEFSRVPIREALRILTAEGFVETRANVGSRVAHPPFDDARELFDLRITLETSLVHDAAASFAEFSAPGAAHVERSRRLCTEIEEALAQGDQAFANRDGAGIAEANLRVHQGLADLAMRPVLSNILQQIGGRVEWLHSAHHGFTLTRDTSAWDEHKRIYELVRAGEAIKAQTLMGEHLKASRDSFLASLANLADEDR; from the coding sequence GTGTCTGACGCCGCGGCGAAGACCGTGACCGCCACTCTCCGTAAGCGAATTATTGCCGCCCAGTATCAGGCTGGCACGCCGCTTCGCGAGGTAGCGCTCGCAAAGGAGTTCGAGTTCTCCCGCGTTCCCATCCGTGAGGCGTTGCGCATTCTCACAGCCGAAGGTTTCGTGGAGACGCGGGCAAACGTCGGATCCCGCGTGGCCCACCCACCCTTTGATGACGCGCGCGAGCTGTTTGACCTGCGCATCACTCTCGAGACCTCCCTCGTGCATGATGCTGCCGCCAGTTTTGCCGAGTTTTCCGCCCCCGGCGCCGCCCATGTGGAACGTTCGCGCCGTCTGTGCACGGAAATTGAGGAAGCCCTCGCGCAGGGGGATCAAGCCTTCGCGAACCGCGATGGTGCGGGAATCGCCGAGGCCAATCTTCGCGTGCACCAGGGGCTCGCGGATCTCGCCATGCGCCCGGTTCTCAGCAACATTCTTCAACAGATTGGGGGGCGTGTGGAGTGGCTTCACAGCGCCCACCACGGGTTCACGCTCACTCGCGACACGTCCGCGTGGGATGAGCATAAGCGGATCTACGAACTTGTGCGTGCGGGAGAGGCGATAAAGGCGCAAACGCTCATGGGCGAGCATCTCAAGGCCTCGCGCGATTCTTTCCTCGCGAGTCTCGCCAACCTCGCGGACGAGGATCGTTAG
- a CDS encoding sulfite exporter TauE/SafE family protein — protein MTTILCASAGSILLLLSPSRALDIVVPILIIVALILVIGQPSLTAWLKKRRETEPSEPTGPVGAAYESPWLVAPMGAAAIYGGYFTAAQGVLYMGILGITTSRSMKDVNPVKNLTQLYVNATAALVYLVAFVFFDAPVWWVGVAILAFGGMIGGYVGSHLAKRLPNSVLRATIVVVALVALVRQFV, from the coding sequence ATCACGACTATTCTGTGTGCAAGCGCCGGCTCAATCCTGCTGCTGCTCTCCCCCTCACGCGCACTCGATATTGTCGTCCCCATTCTCATCATCGTTGCGCTCATCCTCGTGATCGGCCAGCCTTCCCTCACGGCATGGCTCAAAAAACGACGAGAGACAGAGCCGAGTGAGCCCACAGGTCCCGTGGGGGCGGCATACGAAAGCCCGTGGCTCGTGGCACCCATGGGCGCCGCAGCGATCTACGGCGGATATTTCACCGCGGCCCAGGGTGTGCTCTACATGGGCATCCTCGGTATCACCACTTCGCGCAGCATGAAGGACGTCAACCCCGTTAAGAACCTCACGCAGTTGTATGTAAACGCGACCGCGGCGCTCGTGTACCTCGTCGCCTTTGTCTTTTTCGACGCACCCGTGTGGTGGGTTGGAGTCGCCATCCTCGCATTCGGCGGAATGATTGGGGGGTACGTGGGTTCACACCTCGCAAAGCGCCTACCGAACTCTGTTTTGCGTGCGACGATCGTCGTCGTAGCGCTCGTCGCTCTCGTGCGCCAATTCGTGTGA
- a CDS encoding TSUP family transporter, translated as MEILSVLLLFVMGILAGIVNAAVGSGSLLTLPVLLALGVPPGVAVRTNTIGMSFATIASVLGFRKEIAAEKLTSPRYRSRLFCVQAPAQSCCCSPPHAHSILSSPFSSSLRSSS; from the coding sequence GTGGAGATCCTGAGCGTGTTGCTCCTGTTCGTCATGGGCATACTCGCGGGCATCGTCAACGCCGCCGTGGGCTCCGGGTCTCTCCTCACGCTCCCGGTGCTCCTCGCACTCGGAGTTCCACCCGGCGTCGCCGTTCGCACCAATACGATCGGCATGTCATTCGCCACGATCGCCTCGGTGCTCGGCTTCCGCAAGGAAATCGCCGCGGAAAAGCTCACCTCGCCCCGCTATCGATCACGACTATTCTGTGTGCAAGCGCCGGCTCAATCCTGCTGCTGCTCTCCCCCTCACGCGCACTCGATATTGTCGTCCCCATTCTCATCATCGTTGCGCTCATCCTCGTGA
- the holA gene encoding DNA polymerase III subunit delta, whose translation MAEVQWHSIEPAPVVLIAGKEALLAQRALERIVDLSRERHADLEVHRFISTEITKSGLLQYTAPSLFGEPRLVIIDEVTRGAEPLINALLEYVKSPEQDVTLVLINRGDQRAKKLLDAVKKSGAPWVNAAEIKTPKAKMTFAMSEFSRARRRVNSDAVKALVDAFGTDLMELAAVSTQLMRDTEPESGQQAGPITLRHVEALTAGRAETTGFAIADACLAGKEREALVLLRQAELSGLSPVAIVATIVRKARQVAQVAIPGATAKSVGMQDWMFRNNAQLARHYSDRALASVFESLAKADAAVKGNDRDPMWALQRLIVEISRAKRGRA comes from the coding sequence ATGGCCGAAGTCCAGTGGCACAGTATCGAACCCGCGCCCGTTGTGCTCATCGCGGGCAAGGAGGCGCTCCTCGCCCAGCGCGCGCTCGAACGCATCGTCGACCTCAGTCGCGAACGCCATGCGGACCTTGAGGTTCACCGTTTCATTTCGACTGAGATCACGAAGAGTGGCCTGCTCCAATACACGGCACCCTCGCTGTTCGGCGAGCCACGCCTCGTCATTATCGACGAGGTGACACGCGGCGCGGAGCCTCTCATCAACGCTCTTCTGGAATACGTGAAGAGCCCCGAGCAAGATGTCACGCTCGTGCTCATTAACCGGGGGGATCAACGTGCCAAGAAGCTCCTCGACGCCGTCAAGAAGTCGGGAGCACCATGGGTCAATGCAGCCGAGATTAAAACGCCGAAGGCGAAGATGACGTTCGCCATGAGCGAGTTTTCACGCGCACGACGCCGCGTCAATTCCGATGCCGTCAAAGCGCTCGTTGATGCATTCGGCACCGACCTCATGGAACTCGCGGCCGTCAGCACCCAGCTCATGCGTGACACCGAGCCAGAATCGGGGCAGCAGGCCGGTCCAATCACGCTCCGCCACGTGGAGGCACTCACGGCGGGGCGTGCGGAAACCACGGGGTTTGCGATTGCCGACGCTTGCCTCGCCGGCAAAGAGCGTGAAGCGCTCGTGCTTCTTCGCCAGGCGGAACTCTCGGGCCTTTCTCCCGTGGCTATCGTGGCGACGATCGTGCGTAAGGCTAGGCAGGTTGCGCAGGTAGCGATTCCTGGCGCGACGGCGAAGAGCGTGGGCATGCAGGATTGGATGTTCCGCAACAACGCTCAGCTCGCGCGGCACTACTCGGATCGAGCCCTCGCCTCGGTGTTTGAGTCACTCGCGAAGGCTGACGCTGCCGTCAAAGGCAATGATCGCGACCCGATGTGGGCACTTCAACGCCTTATCGTTGAGATCTCGCGTGCGAAGAGGGGGCGGGCATGA
- the rpsT gene encoding 30S ribosomal protein S20 yields MANIKSQIKRIKTNAKAQERNKAYRSELKTYVRKVRTAVAAGDADASAKALREASRKLDKAVSKGVIHKNQAANRKSGLAKLVATLDK; encoded by the coding sequence GTGGCAAACATCAAGTCCCAGATCAAGCGCATCAAGACCAACGCGAAGGCTCAGGAGCGCAACAAGGCGTACCGCAGCGAGCTCAAGACCTACGTGCGTAAGGTTCGCACCGCGGTCGCTGCCGGCGATGCTGATGCGTCGGCCAAGGCTCTTCGTGAGGCTTCGCGCAAGCTCGACAAGGCTGTGTCGAAGGGCGTTATCCACAAGAACCAGGCCGCGAACCGCAAGTCGGGCCTCGCGAAGCTTGTGGCGACTCTCGATAAGTGA
- a CDS encoding type II toxin-antitoxin system PemK/MazF family toxin, which produces MSVLSSLRSIAGSLARNRQVQRAAGRLAREGVRAFENKRKGSDAGPANVGPQTRDGAGPSEAHSALPDRASSAPLTITYAPAADGNPDPGEVVWAWVPFEEDPSKGKDRPVLVLAEEGNGVIVTLMLTSRDRGKGDHTDEHGNRWVDIGTGSWDAKHRPSEVRVDRLIRLEASKVRREGGKLDKARFDRVANATREEHGW; this is translated from the coding sequence ATGAGCGTTCTCTCCTCACTTAGATCCATCGCGGGCTCACTCGCCCGAAACCGTCAGGTCCAGCGGGCCGCGGGTCGCCTTGCCCGGGAGGGGGTGCGGGCCTTCGAAAACAAGCGAAAAGGGTCCGACGCTGGCCCGGCAAACGTCGGACCACAAACCCGCGATGGTGCCGGCCCAAGCGAAGCGCACTCCGCGCTCCCCGATCGCGCCAGCAGCGCTCCCCTGACCATCACGTATGCACCTGCGGCAGACGGCAACCCCGATCCGGGCGAGGTCGTGTGGGCATGGGTACCGTTCGAGGAAGATCCCTCGAAGGGCAAAGACCGCCCCGTACTCGTGCTTGCTGAGGAGGGCAATGGCGTCATTGTCACGCTTATGCTCACCTCGCGCGACCGTGGCAAGGGCGATCACACCGATGAACACGGCAATCGCTGGGTGGACATCGGCACCGGTTCGTGGGACGCCAAGCACCGTCCCTCGGAAGTGAGGGTCGATCGCCTCATTCGCCTCGAAGCATCGAAGGTGCGACGCGAGGGCGGCAAGCTCGACAAGGCTCGCTTTGATCGGGTGGCTAATGCCACACGCGAAGAGCACGGTTGGTGA
- the lepA gene encoding translation elongation factor 4, whose protein sequence is MREIEPAATSMERIRNFCIIAHIDHGKSTLADRMLQLTGVVDERAMRAQYLDRMDIERERGITVKSQAVRMPWVVDGEAYALNMIDTPGHVDFTYEVSRSLAACEGAILLVDAAQGIEAQTLANLYLALDNDLEIIPVLNKIDLPAADPEKYAAEIAQLVGCEPDDVLKVSGKTGEGVEALLDHVVRTIPKPHGRIDAPSRAMIFDSVYDTYRGVVTYVRVVDGQLDPREKIQMMSTGATHELLELGVISPEPKPTKGLGPGEVGYLITGVKDVRQSKVGDTVTAALRGAEEPLAGYSEPKPMVFSGLFPIDGSDYPALRDALDKLKLNDAALNYEPETSTALGFGFRVGFLGLLHLEIVRERLEREFNLDLISTAPSVIYHVTMEDGTEVEVLNPSDFPEGKVHEIREPVAKSTILVPKEFVGTVMELCQSKRGTMKGMDYLSEDRVELRYTLPLAEIVFDFFDQLKSRTKGYASLDYDVQGEEAADLVKVDMLLQGETVDAFSAIVHRDKAYHYGVEMAGKLKNLIPRQQFEVPIQAAIGSRIIARENIRAIRKDVLSKCYGGDISRKRKLLEKQKEGKKRMKSIGSVDVPQEAFIAALRSDAGSADGKNK, encoded by the coding sequence ATGCGCGAGATCGAGCCAGCCGCGACCTCCATGGAGAGGATTCGTAACTTCTGCATCATCGCGCACATCGATCATGGCAAATCGACTCTCGCCGACCGCATGCTCCAGCTCACCGGCGTCGTTGATGAGCGTGCGATGCGGGCCCAGTACCTCGACCGCATGGATATCGAACGCGAGCGCGGCATCACGGTGAAAAGCCAAGCCGTGCGCATGCCGTGGGTCGTGGATGGCGAGGCATACGCGCTCAACATGATCGACACGCCGGGCCACGTGGACTTCACCTACGAGGTCTCGCGTTCGCTCGCGGCGTGCGAAGGCGCGATTTTGCTGGTCGATGCCGCTCAGGGGATCGAGGCACAGACCCTCGCGAATCTCTACCTCGCGCTCGATAACGACCTTGAGATCATCCCCGTGCTCAACAAAATTGATCTGCCGGCTGCCGATCCGGAAAAGTACGCCGCGGAGATCGCCCAGCTCGTGGGCTGCGAACCCGACGACGTGCTCAAGGTTTCCGGGAAGACCGGCGAAGGAGTTGAGGCGCTTCTCGATCACGTCGTGCGCACGATCCCGAAGCCCCATGGGCGCATCGATGCGCCCTCGCGCGCGATGATTTTTGACTCCGTGTACGACACCTACCGGGGCGTTGTGACGTATGTGCGTGTGGTTGACGGGCAGCTCGACCCGCGCGAGAAAATTCAGATGATGTCGACCGGTGCGACTCACGAACTGCTCGAGCTCGGCGTGATTTCGCCCGAGCCGAAGCCCACGAAGGGGCTCGGCCCCGGCGAGGTCGGCTACCTCATTACGGGCGTGAAAGACGTGCGCCAGTCGAAGGTCGGTGACACCGTGACCGCTGCGCTGCGCGGCGCCGAAGAACCGCTAGCCGGCTACTCCGAACCGAAGCCGATGGTGTTCTCGGGGCTCTTCCCGATTGATGGCTCCGACTACCCGGCGCTTCGCGACGCGCTTGACAAGCTCAAACTCAACGACGCCGCGCTCAACTATGAGCCCGAGACCTCGACCGCGCTTGGCTTCGGCTTCCGCGTGGGCTTCCTCGGCCTGCTTCATCTCGAGATCGTGCGCGAGAGGCTCGAGCGCGAGTTCAACCTCGATCTGATTTCGACCGCGCCGAGCGTGATCTACCACGTGACGATGGAGGACGGCACCGAGGTCGAAGTGCTGAACCCTTCGGACTTCCCCGAGGGCAAGGTTCACGAGATCCGCGAGCCCGTTGCGAAGTCCACGATCCTCGTGCCCAAGGAATTCGTGGGCACCGTGATGGAACTGTGCCAGTCGAAGCGCGGAACGATGAAGGGCATGGACTACCTGAGCGAAGACCGCGTGGAGCTTCGGTACACCCTTCCCCTTGCCGAAATCGTGTTCGACTTCTTCGACCAGCTCAAGAGCCGAACGAAAGGCTATGCCTCGCTCGATTACGACGTGCAGGGTGAGGAAGCGGCCGATCTGGTCAAGGTGGACATGCTGCTTCAGGGCGAAACGGTGGACGCCTTCAGCGCGATTGTGCACCGCGATAAGGCCTACCACTACGGCGTAGAGATGGCCGGCAAGCTCAAGAACCTCATTCCTCGCCAGCAGTTCGAGGTGCCCATCCAGGCGGCAATCGGTTCGCGCATCATCGCTCGCGAGAACATCCGCGCAATCCGTAAAGACGTGCTCTCCAAGTGCTACGGCGGCGACATCTCTCGTAAGCGCAAGCTGCTCGAGAAGCAGAAGGAAGGCAAGAAGCGGATGAAGTCGATCGGTTCGGTTGACGTGCCGCAGGAAGCGTTCATCGCGGCGTTGCGCTCGGACGCCGGCTCGGCCGACGGCAAAAACAAATAA
- a CDS encoding MOSC domain-containing protein, whose amino-acid sequence MNVEPLSVTIADAPARVISTCTVDSLFHVEATGIRSGINKVPRPEGIKLLTHGVLGDVQGDTEHHGGLFKAVYAFARETREELARQEGFSGLPDGAFGENLVTEGIDTDEVVIGSRWRIGGAELEASVPRQPCKTFGVWMGRFADQAGLERRGPWGRRFTAYGKCGAYFRIVREGVVRPGDEIEVQSVPEHGVSIGEMFRGLAGAIDPASAKALLTWARDTETPVYTSMAKGCLAALQSADIAFEFPASLITDGRGN is encoded by the coding sequence ATGAACGTTGAACCTCTTTCGGTCACCATTGCTGACGCCCCGGCGCGCGTGATCTCGACGTGCACGGTGGATTCCCTCTTCCACGTCGAAGCAACGGGTATCCGCTCGGGGATCAACAAGGTCCCGCGCCCGGAGGGGATCAAGCTCTTGACGCACGGCGTCCTCGGCGACGTGCAGGGCGATACCGAACATCACGGCGGCCTTTTCAAGGCTGTGTATGCGTTCGCGCGAGAAACTCGCGAGGAACTTGCTCGCCAAGAAGGTTTTAGTGGTCTGCCCGACGGTGCCTTCGGTGAAAATCTGGTCACGGAGGGCATTGATACCGACGAGGTCGTCATCGGCTCGCGCTGGCGGATTGGCGGTGCCGAGCTTGAGGCGAGCGTGCCGCGCCAGCCCTGCAAGACCTTTGGCGTCTGGATGGGGCGCTTCGCCGATCAGGCGGGGCTCGAACGGCGAGGCCCGTGGGGGCGCCGCTTCACTGCTTACGGCAAGTGCGGCGCGTACTTCCGCATCGTGCGCGAGGGCGTTGTGCGCCCGGGAGATGAGATCGAGGTCCAGTCGGTTCCCGAGCACGGCGTCAGCATCGGCGAAATGTTCCGCGGGCTCGCGGGCGCGATTGATCCGGCGAGCGCCAAGGCGCTCCTGACCTGGGCTCGCGACACTGAAACGCCCGTGTACACGTCCATGGCAAAGGGGTGCCTCGCGGCGCTCCAAAGTGCCGATATCGCGTTCGAATTCCCCGCCTCGCTCATCACCGATGGCCGCGGAAACTAA
- the hemW gene encoding radical SAM family heme chaperone HemW, which yields MAAETNAKGRGLSVYIHVPFCAVRCGYCDFNTYTAKELGGGGSQAEYPDNAMREMDLTLADDEASGFSYDRVDTVFFGGGTPTLLPADDQARMLAYLTSLIPLASDVEVTTEANPDSVTRDSLFRLADAGFTRVSFGMQSAVPRVLAILDRTHNPESVPRAVAWAREAGLQVSLDMIYGTPGESLTDVETTIEAITEMQPDHVSAYSLIVEGNTKMARQLRRGELSEPDPDFMADAYELIADRTRAAGFEWYEVSNFARGEEFQCRHNLAYWRGLDWWGIGPGAHRHRDGYRSWNLKHPSRYAAALAAGRLPVDGFENVSPEDRALERLMLEMRIREGFEAASNPLTSSDEAREVLERHVAAGRLDATAWDNGIVRLSDAGRLVADAITRDVLP from the coding sequence ATGGCCGCGGAAACTAACGCCAAGGGCCGAGGCCTCTCGGTCTATATTCATGTGCCGTTTTGCGCGGTGCGGTGCGGGTACTGCGACTTCAACACCTACACCGCGAAGGAACTCGGCGGCGGAGGATCGCAGGCGGAGTATCCGGATAATGCGATGCGGGAAATGGATCTCACGCTCGCGGATGATGAAGCGTCGGGCTTTTCCTACGACCGAGTTGACACGGTGTTCTTTGGCGGCGGAACCCCCACGCTTCTTCCGGCCGATGACCAGGCGCGCATGCTCGCGTACCTCACCTCGCTCATCCCTCTCGCATCCGATGTCGAGGTGACGACCGAAGCTAATCCCGATTCCGTCACGCGGGACTCCCTCTTCCGCCTCGCCGATGCCGGATTTACTCGCGTCAGCTTTGGGATGCAATCGGCGGTGCCGCGCGTGCTTGCGATCCTCGACCGCACCCACAACCCCGAATCCGTGCCACGGGCCGTCGCGTGGGCCCGGGAAGCGGGCCTTCAAGTGAGTCTCGACATGATTTATGGAACGCCGGGGGAGTCGCTCACGGACGTCGAGACCACGATCGAGGCGATCACCGAGATGCAGCCGGATCACGTGAGTGCCTACTCGCTCATCGTCGAGGGCAACACCAAAATGGCTCGCCAGCTGCGCCGCGGCGAGCTCAGCGAGCCCGATCCAGACTTCATGGCCGATGCCTACGAACTCATCGCCGACCGCACGCGAGCCGCGGGTTTCGAGTGGTACGAGGTCTCGAATTTCGCGCGGGGCGAGGAGTTTCAGTGCCGCCATAATCTCGCCTACTGGCGAGGGCTCGACTGGTGGGGGATTGGCCCCGGCGCGCATCGACACCGCGACGGGTATCGGTCGTGGAACCTCAAGCACCCCTCACGCTATGCCGCCGCCCTCGCCGCCGGGCGTTTGCCCGTCGACGGGTTCGAGAACGTTTCGCCCGAGGATCGCGCGCTCGAGCGCCTCATGCTCGAGATGCGCATCCGCGAGGGTTTTGAGGCGGCGAGCAACCCGCTCACCTCGAGCGATGAGGCACGCGAGGTGCTCGAGCGGCATGTGGCGGCGGGGCGGTTGGATGCGACTGCGTGGGACAACGGGATCGTGAGGCTTTCCGATGCCGGCCGGCTCGTCGCCGATGCCATTACGCGCGATGTTTTGCCTTGA
- a CDS encoding DUF3097 domain-containing protein has translation MNIDRYGHDVLSGTGDAFHPKRPASRDVPAERGLVVEDVQTGWVGAVTRVEKSGGIHIAELEDRHHRLRTFRLGPGFLIDGKPVRLVPPTKGGPTAARQTSAPKRSASGSTYVEGVRARVARGSRIWVEGKHDAELVEKVWGHDLRIEGVAVEMLDGADNLLERVRAFRPGPGRRLGILVDHLVPGSKETRIAESVMREKGMREHVLILGHPYVDVWQAVKPARVGLEKWPHIPKGTDIKVGSLRALGLPAESQADIAEGWQKILGRVRSYADVEPTLSGRIEELIDFVTATP, from the coding sequence GTGAATATCGATCGCTACGGCCACGACGTCCTTTCCGGTACCGGGGATGCCTTTCACCCGAAACGCCCCGCGAGCAGGGATGTCCCCGCCGAGCGCGGGCTCGTCGTCGAGGATGTCCAAACCGGCTGGGTTGGCGCCGTTACGCGCGTGGAAAAGTCTGGCGGCATCCACATCGCCGAGCTCGAGGATCGCCACCACCGGCTGCGCACCTTCCGCCTCGGCCCGGGGTTTTTGATCGATGGGAAACCCGTCCGCCTCGTTCCCCCTACGAAGGGCGGTCCGACGGCTGCTCGGCAAACGTCGGCCCCTAAACGCAGCGCCTCGGGCTCAACCTACGTTGAAGGGGTGCGTGCCCGCGTGGCGCGGGGCTCGCGGATTTGGGTGGAAGGCAAGCACGATGCGGAACTCGTGGAGAAGGTGTGGGGGCATGACCTGCGTATCGAGGGCGTTGCTGTCGAAATGCTCGATGGCGCCGATAATCTTCTCGAGCGCGTTCGGGCTTTCCGGCCGGGCCCAGGCCGCAGGCTCGGGATCCTCGTTGATCATCTCGTTCCCGGTTCGAAAGAAACGCGGATCGCCGAATCCGTGATGCGGGAGAAGGGCATGCGGGAGCATGTGCTGATCCTCGGCCACCCGTACGTGGACGTGTGGCAGGCCGTCAAACCCGCTCGCGTAGGGCTCGAGAAGTGGCCCCACATCCCCAAGGGAACAGACATCAAGGTCGGCTCGCTCAGAGCGCTCGGGCTCCCTGCCGAGTCGCAGGCGGATATCGCCGAAGGGTGGCAGAAGATTCTCGGGCGGGTGCGCTCGTACGCGGATGTCGAGCCGACCCTTAGCGGGCGTATCGAGGAACTGATCGACTTCGTCACCGCCACTCCCTGA